From the Buchnera aphidicola (Macrosiphum euphorbiae) genome, the window CTTTATATTTTTTTTAAACTAACCTCAAGAAAATATTATAAATTTATTTTAATTTTTTTTAATACCTGTAAAGAAAATCATAAAAAATATTTTTTATTATATTATTAATAATGAAAATATTTTGGTATAAAACACTTATTTATAAAAGAAGAATTGTAATGAAAGTATGTATTTTTTTATTTTTTTATATTTTTACTGGCATTTTTTATGTTTTAGCAAAAGATAATCACATAGATCAAATTGCAGCCATTGTTAATGATCAAATCATATTAAATAGTGATGTAAATAAAATTCTTTTTTTATTAAAAAAAGAAGGTAGAAATTTTAAAATTCCTTTAAAAAATAATTTTTTAAAAGAAAAAGTAGTTCAAAAATTAATTGTAGATTCTTTAATATTACAAGAAGCAAATAGAATGAATATTAAAGTGACTGCAGAACAAATTGATAGTGTTATTAAAAATATTGCTGTAAAAAAAAATATTAGTTTTAAGCAATTAAAAAATCATATTTTATTTCATAATCTTCACGATCATTTGTATTATGACAACTATATGAAAAATATTGAAAAATTATTAAAAATAAAAATAATACAAGATTATCAACTTCGTAAACGCATTAATATTTCTGAACAAGAAATCAGTTTTATTTTTAAAAAACTCGTGGAAAATAATAAAAAATTTAAAAAAATAAATTTAAGCTATATTTTACTGCCTTTTTCAAAAAAAGATTCTGATGATACTATTAAAAATAGAAAAGAAACAGCAGAAAAAATCGTAAAAAAACTTCAAAAAGGTTATAATTTTGAAAAATTATTCATAAATTGTAAAAAAAATAGATCTATTTTTTTAGTAAAAAAAAGTTTTTGGATGCATTTTTTAGATATACAAAATAATTTTTCTGAAACTTTAAATATTTTTAAAAACGGACAAATTTTAGGGCCTTTTTTAGGAGACAAAGGATTTTATATTTTAAAAGTGAATGATATTAAAAATAATAATGAGACGATTGAAACTGAATTTTACATACAACACTGTTTAATAAAGCCATCTATTGTTTTAACAGATGTAGAATCAAAAAAGAATATTTTTAGTATATATAAAAACATTAAAAAAGGACTTTATAATTTTGATGATGCAGTTAAAAACTTATCTCATGACTCTTATTCATCTAATAAAAAAGGTGATTTAGGATGGATTTCAAAAGAATTATTTAGTTTTAATTTTAATAAAGAATTACTATATTTAAATAAAAATGAAATTAGCAAACCTATTAAATCTGATTTTGGATGGCATATATTTAAATTACTAGATAAACGTGAAGTAGATCAGTTTTATAACTTCAAAAAAAAACAAGCTTATAATATTCTATTAAACCAGAAAATGAAACTAGAAAAGCGTAAATGGATAGAAGAACTTAAAAATATTGCTTATATCAAAATTATAAGTTCATAAGTATATTTTCTTTAAATACATTTAAATTTTAAATAAGTTAATATAAATTTATGATTATAAAAAATTTCAAAAAACATTTTCCTTTGAAAAAGTATGGACAAAATTTTCTTGTAAATAAAAATACTATTCAAGATATTGTTAAAATCATTAACCCCAAGACAAAACAAACATTAATAGAAATTGGACCTGGATTAGCCGCACTAACTAAACCAATCTGTCAATTATTAGAAGAACTTATTGTCATTGAAGTAGATCCTAATTTATTATTTTTATTAAAAAAACGTTCATTTTATTCAAAATTAATAGTTTTTTGTCAAAGCGCGTTAAATTTTAATTATGTAGATTTATTTTATAAGAAAAAACAATTAATTCGTATTTTTGGAAATTTACCATATAATATTTCTACATCTTTGATTATATTATTGTTTAAACAAATTCAATTTATTCAAGATATGAATTTTATGTTGCAGAAGGAAGTTGCTGAAAGATTAGTTTCTATTCCTGGTAATAAATCTTATGGTCGTTTAAGTATTATATCTCAATATTACTGTAATATTAAAATATTATTAGACGTTAGACCTGAAGATTTTCAACCTATTCCTAAAGTGAGTTCTGTTTTTATTAATTTAACTCCTCATACCAATTCTCCTTATTTTGTTTATGACATAAATATTCTAAGTTATGTTACAAAAAATGCTTTTCAGAATAGAAGGAAAATTTTACGTCATAATTTAAAAAATCTATTTTCTGAAAAAGAACTAATTATATTAAACATCGATTCAAATTTACGAGCTGAAAATATTTCTATTTTTCAGTATTGTCAATTATCTAATTATTTATATAAAAAATTAAATGCTATTTCAAAAGTTAATAAAATTAACTTTTAATACTCTGATTTTTATTTTAAGAGATGATAATATATGAGTACTTATTTTATAAGTGATATACACGGTTGTTATAAAGAATTTAGAATGCTGTTAAAACAATCATCTTTTAATACTAAGAAAGATTATTTGTGGATTGCAGGTGATTTAGTATCTAGAGGTCCCAATTCTCTTGATGTTGTAAAATATCTTTATTCTTTAAAAGATAGAGTAAAAATAGTTTTAGGTAATCATGATATTAATTTAATTGCAGTACATGCTGGTGTCAAGAAAAATAAAAAAGAAAATTGCTTTGATGAATTTCTTTCTTCATCAGATAGTACTAACTTAATAAATTGGCTTCGTTGTCAACCTCTTTTAAAAGTTGACGAAAAACGTAAAATTATTATGGTACATGCGGGAATTAGTCCACAATGGGATATTAATATAGCAAAATTTTGTGCATTAGAAATTAACTATTTTTTATCGGGTAAAAATTATTCTGTATTTCTACAAGATATATATAATAATAAAATAAATTTTTGGCAATTAAACCTAAACCCATTAGATAAACTACGATATGCTATAAATGCTTTTACAAGAATGCGATATTGTCATCCTGATGCTCGATTAAATATGTCGTATAAGCAATCTCCTAGTTTTGTTAAATATCCTTTAAAACCATGGTTTTTAATACCGTCTAATATTTCAAAATTTTATTCTATTTTTTTTGGACACTGGTCTTCTTTAAAAGGAACTTATATACCTAAACCTTTTTTTGCATTAGATGGTGGTTGTTGTTGGGGAGAAGAATTAATTATGTTCCGATGGGAAGATAAAAAATGGTTTTCACAAGCTTTTTTATCAAAATAATTTATATGAATTACTTATTTTGAAAAATATTTACTTTATCTTGATAGAATTTCAAAATAATAGTTATATGGATTGACTGAATTTTTAAGATTTCTTTTTCTAAATAAAACTTTCCAAGATGGAAATAATCTATATTCGGGAAAATAAGAATCACCAATAATATTGATATCTATATGAGTTAAATATAATTTATTAGCATAAAATAACATTTCTTTATATATTTTAGCTCCTCCGATAACCATAATTTCTTGATTGCATGTCGCAGAGATAATTGCATCAGATATTGAATTAGCCCAAATTATACCTTTTTTTTTGATTTTATTAGTGCTAATAACTATATTTTTACGCATTGGTAAAGGTTTTTTAATAGATTCCCAAGTTAAACGACCCATAATAATATTTTTATTTATTGTTTTTTGTTTAAACCATTTTAAATCTTCTGGAAGATACCAAGGAATTGTATTATTATTCCCAATCACAAAGTTATTAGACATAGCAGCGATCAGACTTATATTCATGAGGAAATAGAGTTCCTTAATATGAATTATAAATATGTTTCACAACATATTTATAAAAATTTATTTAATTTAAGCGAAATAGATTATTTTTTATGATAAAGTTATTGTATTTTTTTATGCATCTCTTGTAAAGATTTAACATTTTTTGTTGGGTTTTCATTTAAGGCCATAACAGTTGCAAAAGCTCCATTGACTGTTGTATCATAGTGTACTTTATATTGAAGAGCACTTTGACATATTAGTTTTGAATCTTTTAATCCTTGATGACAAGATGTAGTATTAACAATATAAGAGTACTCCCCGTTTTTTAAACGATCCTGTATGTGAGGACGTCCTTCATGTACTTTATTTACTAACCTAGACGCAATTCCAGACTTTCTCAAAGCTATAGATGTACCTCTGGTTGCATCTATCTTGAAACCTATCTTTTTTAATTTAACTGCTAGGTTTACAATATTATTTTTATCATCATCTCTGACTGAAAGTAGTATACGACCTGTTCT encodes:
- a CDS encoding peptidylprolyl isomerase, whose amino-acid sequence is MKIFWYKTLIYKRRIVMKVCIFLFFYIFTGIFYVLAKDNHIDQIAAIVNDQIILNSDVNKILFLLKKEGRNFKIPLKNNFLKEKVVQKLIVDSLILQEANRMNIKVTAEQIDSVIKNIAVKKNISFKQLKNHILFHNLHDHLYYDNYMKNIEKLLKIKIIQDYQLRKRINISEQEISFIFKKLVENNKKFKKINLSYILLPFSKKDSDDTIKNRKETAEKIVKKLQKGYNFEKLFINCKKNRSIFLVKKSFWMHFLDIQNNFSETLNIFKNGQILGPFLGDKGFYILKVNDIKNNNETIETEFYIQHCLIKPSIVLTDVESKKNIFSIYKNIKKGLYNFDDAVKNLSHDSYSSNKKGDLGWISKELFSFNFNKELLYLNKNEISKPIKSDFGWHIFKLLDKREVDQFYNFKKKQAYNILLNQKMKLEKRKWIEELKNIAYIKIISS
- the rsmA gene encoding 16S rRNA (adenine(1518)-N(6)/adenine(1519)-N(6))-dimethyltransferase RsmA, whose translation is MIKNFKKHFPLKKYGQNFLVNKNTIQDIVKIINPKTKQTLIEIGPGLAALTKPICQLLEELIVIEVDPNLLFLLKKRSFYSKLIVFCQSALNFNYVDLFYKKKQLIRIFGNLPYNISTSLIILLFKQIQFIQDMNFMLQKEVAERLVSIPGNKSYGRLSIISQYYCNIKILLDVRPEDFQPIPKVSSVFINLTPHTNSPYFVYDINILSYVTKNAFQNRRKILRHNLKNLFSEKELIILNIDSNLRAENISIFQYCQLSNYLYKKLNAISKVNKINF
- a CDS encoding symmetrical bis(5'-nucleosyl)-tetraphosphatase; the protein is MSTYFISDIHGCYKEFRMLLKQSSFNTKKDYLWIAGDLVSRGPNSLDVVKYLYSLKDRVKIVLGNHDINLIAVHAGVKKNKKENCFDEFLSSSDSTNLINWLRCQPLLKVDEKRKIIMVHAGISPQWDINIAKFCALEINYFLSGKNYSVFLQDIYNNKINFWQLNLNPLDKLRYAINAFTRMRYCHPDARLNMSYKQSPSFVKYPLKPWFLIPSNISKFYSIFFGHWSSLKGTYIPKPFFALDGGCCWGEELIMFRWEDKKWFSQAFLSK
- the folA gene encoding type 3 dihydrofolate reductase; the protein is MNISLIAAMSNNFVIGNNNTIPWYLPEDLKWFKQKTINKNIIMGRLTWESIKKPLPMRKNIVISTNKIKKKGIIWANSISDAIISATCNQEIMVIGGAKIYKEMLFYANKLYLTHIDINIIGDSYFPEYRLFPSWKVLFRKRNLKNSVNPYNYYFEILSR